One genomic window of Trichomycterus rosablanca isolate fTriRos1 chromosome 1, fTriRos1.hap1, whole genome shotgun sequence includes the following:
- the sigirr gene encoding single Ig IL-1-related receptor, with the protein MGQVEMQTLLFVWVTWNHFTLISGEWLCSGTPQSEFRGTVKDVWGSLGSSVQLNCTVLLSSNNSDCDTHPQWSKNGEPLFNFTQNTSQWLTSEGGVIANSILTVRLKEDVDFGLYTCEIWNSTTTFRLQSTFSPNHIGAMVASIVLFVVFVLTAVVYTKCHLNFKLWYKNSYGDYEMNDGKMFDAFISYMNDENDRKFVNFILKPHLENKLGHKLFLNDTNILPGAEPSAELLMNISRCRRLIVVLSQAYIEQEWCTTNFRRGLFHLLELSQKPIFILFQSQQKHVNVDIISQLRLHQTRITTLIWGAHSMTPSSGFWKELTLVMPHKVVFHSKSAGDPQTLLQSDKDPMLTLQPDYLDCRQDPDPEGDLGSQMPIYKVMSSRHPVLPAVTDPVIETKAPDIDVSDLGSRNYAARTDFYCLVTEYDL; encoded by the exons ATGGGACAGGTGGAAATGCAAACGCTTCTCTTCGTGTGGGTAACATGGAACCACTTTACTCTCATCAGCGGAG AGTGGCTGTGTAGTGGCACCCCTCAGTCTGAGTTCCGTGGGACTGtcaaggatgtttggggaagcCTAGGCTCCAGTGTTCAGCTAAACTGCACTGTTCTGCTAAGCTCTAATAACAGTGACTGTGATACCCATCCGCAGTGGAGCAAAAATGGAGAACCCCTCTTCAACTTTACACAGAACACCTCCCAGTG gTTAACAAGTGAAGGTGGGGTGATTGCAAACAGCATTCTGACTGTGAGGCTAAAGGAAGATGTGGATTTTGGTCTATACACTTGTGAAATATGGAATAGTACAACCACCTTCAGGCTTCAGAGCACTT TTTCCCCCAATCACATAGGAGCAATGGTGGCATCAATAgtcttgtttgttgtttttgttctgaCTGCTGTAGTCTACACTAAGTGTCACCTCAACTTCAAGCTCTGGTATAAAAATTCATATGGAGATTATGAAATGAATG ATGGCAAAATGTTTGATGCTTTTATTTCATACATGAATGATGAGAATGACCGGAAGTTTGTGAATTTTATTCTGAAACCTCACCTGGAGAATAAGCTTGGGCACAAGTTATTTCTTAACGACACAAACATCCTTCCTGGGGCAG AGCCGTCTGCAGAGTTGCTCATGAACATAAGTCGCTGTCGGCGGCTCATTGTCGTGTTGTCTCAGGCCTATATAGAGCAGGAGTGGTGCACCACCAACTTCAG ACGGGGCTTATTCCACCTTCTTGAACTGTCACAGAAGCCCATCTTCATCCTGTTCCAGTCTCAGCAAAAGCATGTAAATGTGGACATTATCAGCCAACTCCGACTGCATCAAACACGCATTACCACTCTAATATGGGGGGCACATTCCATG ACTCCATCATCTGGATTTTGGAAAGAGCTGACCTTGGTTATGCCACATAAGGTGGTGTTTCACAGTAAGTCAGCAGGAGACCCTCAGACACTCCTACAGAGTGATAAGGACCCTATGCTCACCCTACAGCCTGACTACCTTGACTGCAGACAAGATCCAGATCCTGAGGGAGACCTGG GTTCACAGATGCCTATCTATAAAGTGATGTCGTCCAGGCACCCAGTTCTTCCTGCTGTTACAGATCCAGTAATTGAAACCAAAGCTCCAGATATTGATGTGTCTGACCTAGGCTCCCGAAACTATGCTGCTCGAACTGATTTTTATTGTCTGGTCACTGAATATGATTTATAA